From one Rhodoferax sp. PAMC 29310 genomic stretch:
- a CDS encoding ROK family protein: protein MFYFGIDVSRGKLDCAVVSEEGKRFKRARIFSNGTLNRPGFRGGRLV from the coding sequence ATGTTTTACTTTGGTATCGATGTATCTCGGGGCAAACTTGACTGCGCGGTGGTCAGCGAAGAAGGCAAGCGCTTCAAGCGCGCCAGGATATTTTCAAACGGCACGCTGAACCGCCCCGGGTTTCGTGGAGGCAGATTGGTCTAG
- a CDS encoding transposase: protein MKRVRYPAEFKAEAVKQVTERGHGVVDVAKRLGMSDKSLYLWVRLAQQQQGVGNGENASLKAEVSRLKAELKRANEERDILKKAATYFAKLSG, encoded by the coding sequence ATGAAGAGAGTCAGATACCCAGCGGAATTCAAAGCTGAGGCAGTCAAGCAGGTGACCGAGCGCGGTCATGGGGTAGTGGATGTGGCCAAGCGCCTTGGCATGTCGGACAAGAGCCTTTACCTTTGGGTGCGCCTTGCTCAACAGCAGCAAGGTGTTGGCAATGGCGAAAACGCATCCCTCAAGGCAGAAGTGTCGCGCCTCAAGGCTGAACTCAAAAGGGCCAACGAGGAGCGTGACATCCTAAAAAAGGCCGCAACGTACTTTGCCAAACTGTCCGGGTGA
- the thiD gene encoding bifunctional hydroxymethylpyrimidine kinase/phosphomethylpyrimidine kinase has protein sequence MTIGENSRYPRLLSIAGSDSGGGAGIQADLKTFAALGCYGMTAITAITAQNTCGVSTVSAVSAGMLQDQMNAVLGDMGVDAVKIGMLPSIDHIQVIAEAIDRFGVQGIVLDPVMASTSGTPLMEGRAVAALSKTLFHRVDLITPNLDEAGTFLGCRVVNRIDMERAATALIQRGARAVLLKGGHLLGDEVADVLVTGDGRVTWMQGARIATRNSHGTGCTLSSAIAAHLARGSNLEHAVRQGREFVRSALLAGAAARIGQGKGPLNHGFAPMPMLVFNPKV, from the coding sequence ATGACAATTGGTGAAAATTCGCGATACCCACGACTCCTGTCAATTGCAGGCTCTGACAGTGGGGGTGGAGCGGGCATCCAGGCTGACCTTAAAACGTTTGCAGCCTTGGGTTGCTACGGAATGACGGCCATCACAGCCATCACGGCACAAAACACCTGCGGCGTCAGTACTGTGTCCGCTGTCTCTGCGGGTATGTTGCAAGATCAAATGAATGCGGTCTTGGGCGATATGGGGGTTGATGCGGTGAAAATTGGCATGCTCCCTTCCATTGATCACATACAAGTGATTGCGGAGGCAATTGATCGTTTTGGCGTTCAGGGGATCGTCTTGGATCCTGTCATGGCGTCAACCAGCGGGACGCCGTTGATGGAGGGGCGGGCTGTTGCTGCGCTTTCCAAAACGTTGTTTCATCGAGTGGATTTGATTACACCCAACCTGGATGAAGCGGGCACTTTTCTGGGGTGTCGCGTTGTGAATCGAATAGATATGGAGCGTGCTGCCACCGCCTTGATACAACGGGGTGCGCGGGCTGTTCTGCTGAAAGGAGGCCACTTGTTGGGCGACGAAGTGGCGGATGTGCTTGTGACAGGTGACGGGCGAGTCACCTGGATGCAAGGCGCCCGGATTGCCACCCGAAACAGTCACGGGACGGGTTGCACCTTGTCATCTGCCATTGCTGCCCATTTGGCTCGAGGGTCCAATCTGGAGCACGCTGTGCGGCAGGGCAGGGAATTCGTTCGCAGCGCGTTGTTGGCAGGTGCTGCTGCACGGATCGGGCAGGGCAAGGGGCCACTCAATCATGGGTTCGCTCCAATGCCGATGCTCGTCTTCAATCCGAAAGTCTAA
- a CDS encoding IS1182 family transposase: MSASYIPYHPEQQQLLPRALQDWLPQGHLVYFINDTVDSLNLSGFHLRYEAGGPRNQPFHPAMMVKVLVYAYATGVFSSRKIARKLFEDVAFRVLGADNFPAHRTIRAFRALHLSEFTDLFVQVVLLAREMGLVKLGTIAVDGTKIKANASRHKAMSYGRMQTTEIDLNAQIAVLLQKAANTDEAEKNEPDLDIPAELERRQTRLAAIVAAKARLEERRRQSDTQRGRSPSDERQPKDKDGKPKGGKPYQRDFGVPAAKAQESFTDPESRIMKRAGGGFDYSYNAQTAVDESAHIIAAAEVVNTSSDVQQLPMVLAAVKTHTGVQAQQVLADAGYRSEAVMAELAKTQPQTELVIALGREGKVLAKPRDAKRYPHSVAMAAKFDTEQGKLDYRKRKWIAEPPNGWIKNVLGFRQFSMRGLEKVKAEFKLVCLALNLRRMGAMQAS, encoded by the coding sequence ATGAGTGCAAGCTACATCCCCTATCACCCAGAACAGCAACAACTCTTGCCCCGCGCCTTGCAAGACTGGCTACCCCAAGGCCATCTGGTCTACTTCATCAACGACACCGTCGACAGCCTGAACTTGAGTGGGTTTCATCTTCGCTACGAAGCAGGGGGCCCGCGCAATCAGCCGTTTCACCCGGCCATGATGGTCAAGGTTTTGGTCTATGCATACGCTACCGGCGTATTCAGTTCACGCAAGATCGCCAGAAAGCTGTTTGAGGACGTGGCCTTTCGCGTGCTCGGCGCTGACAACTTCCCCGCCCACCGCACGATACGGGCTTTTCGCGCCCTGCACTTGAGCGAGTTCACTGACCTGTTTGTCCAAGTCGTACTCCTGGCGCGCGAAATGGGCTTGGTCAAACTGGGCACCATCGCCGTGGATGGCACCAAGATCAAGGCCAATGCCAGCCGCCACAAGGCGATGAGCTATGGGCGCATGCAAACCACAGAGATCGACCTCAACGCCCAAATTGCAGTCTTGCTGCAAAAGGCGGCCAACACCGATGAGGCCGAGAAGAACGAACCCGACCTTGACATCCCCGCTGAGCTTGAACGCCGGCAAACTCGGCTGGCAGCCATTGTTGCAGCCAAAGCCCGCCTTGAAGAGCGCCGGCGTCAAAGCGACACCCAGCGTGGGCGCAGCCCCAGCGACGAACGCCAACCCAAAGACAAAGACGGCAAGCCCAAGGGTGGCAAACCATATCAGCGTGACTTTGGTGTGCCTGCGGCCAAAGCCCAGGAAAGCTTTACCGACCCCGAATCACGCATCATGAAGCGTGCCGGTGGTGGCTTTGATTACAGCTATAACGCCCAAACCGCAGTCGATGAGAGCGCGCACATCATCGCGGCCGCCGAAGTGGTCAACACCAGCTCGGATGTGCAGCAATTGCCCATGGTGTTGGCGGCCGTCAAGACGCACACGGGAGTACAAGCGCAGCAGGTGCTGGCCGATGCGGGCTACCGCAGTGAGGCGGTGATGGCAGAGTTGGCAAAAACGCAGCCACAGACCGAATTGGTGATCGCGTTGGGGCGCGAGGGCAAAGTATTGGCCAAGCCCCGCGATGCCAAGCGCTACCCGCACTCGGTAGCGATGGCGGCCAAGTTCGACACCGAACAAGGCAAGCTTGACTACCGCAAGCGCAAGTGGATTGCAGAGCCGCCCAACGGCTGGATTAAAAACGTTCTGGGGTTTCGCCAGTTCAGCATGCGGGGGTTAGAAAAGGTGAAAGCCGAGTTCAAGCTCGTTTGTCTGGCGCTCAATCTTCGCCGAATGGGGGCGATGCAGGCGAGTTGA
- a CDS encoding ATP-binding cassette domain-containing protein — MTKKLILSVLAIAAAVAIPALMTNEFYLKIIFTAGMYYIAAAGLNVLVGWSGQKSLGHAGLFAAGAYTAALLTAQAGWNPWLALLASAFVASAFGVLIAIPSLRVKGPSLAMVTIGFGIVVEKVVTEWQEPFGGQAGIYGVLPPTISGQMLNIREWAWLILALAFVTHFLIANLLNGKYGRAFQAVQAAEVAAESVGVNVYRFKVLAFVISAVTCGVAGALVAQQNQYINSDFITFRLSIFLLLIVLFGGPSIWGPALGAIALTLLDAFLARWPELQHFTYGALLLFALYAMPQGLAGALQSLRRKIAPSKSNTEKPALAPTEWQCKYASAKNANEIILHAKGLYKSYGGVIPTNNVDMVLRPGHVHSLIGPNGAGKTTLLNILSGVVRPDRGSVEIFGEDVATMRSSDVCKLGIGRTFQNLRLFPHMSASENVLVGLHPHLPCGFWRSLFNTPACQKEERDARNEAVSLLDFVGLFDRANEPAGSLPYGLQRRLEIARALATHPKLLLLDEPAAGLNPQETQDLVVLIGKISAKGITVMLIEHHMDLVMAVSDHVVVLDHGEKIAEGTPKEVQRNPAVIKAYLGEDDELDGADADLVTA, encoded by the coding sequence ATGACCAAGAAACTTATTCTTTCCGTTCTGGCGATTGCCGCTGCGGTCGCCATACCCGCATTGATGACCAACGAGTTTTACCTGAAGATTATTTTCACGGCCGGCATGTACTACATCGCTGCCGCAGGATTGAATGTGCTTGTTGGGTGGAGTGGTCAAAAATCACTGGGGCACGCCGGGCTATTTGCCGCTGGCGCCTATACCGCAGCACTGCTTACGGCGCAGGCGGGTTGGAACCCCTGGTTAGCCCTGTTGGCATCGGCCTTCGTTGCATCGGCTTTTGGTGTCTTGATTGCAATTCCCTCGTTGCGGGTCAAAGGGCCGTCGCTTGCCATGGTCACCATTGGTTTTGGCATCGTTGTCGAAAAAGTCGTCACGGAATGGCAGGAGCCATTTGGCGGTCAGGCAGGGATATACGGTGTATTGCCCCCAACGATTTCCGGGCAGATGCTCAACATTCGCGAGTGGGCATGGCTCATCCTTGCCCTGGCATTTGTCACCCATTTTTTGATTGCCAATTTGTTAAACGGCAAATACGGACGCGCATTTCAGGCCGTTCAAGCTGCCGAAGTGGCTGCTGAAAGTGTTGGCGTCAATGTTTACCGCTTCAAAGTTCTGGCATTTGTGATCAGCGCCGTGACTTGCGGTGTCGCCGGGGCACTGGTTGCTCAGCAAAACCAGTACATCAACTCGGATTTCATCACCTTCAGGCTTTCCATATTTTTGTTGCTGATTGTTCTTTTTGGTGGCCCGTCGATATGGGGGCCGGCATTGGGCGCCATCGCCCTGACTCTGTTGGACGCCTTCCTTGCAAGATGGCCGGAGCTTCAACACTTTACCTATGGGGCTTTGTTGCTGTTCGCCCTGTACGCGATGCCACAAGGGCTTGCAGGAGCGCTGCAATCTTTGCGCAGGAAAATCGCACCCAGCAAATCAAATACGGAGAAACCTGCCCTAGCGCCGACCGAATGGCAATGCAAATATGCATCAGCCAAAAATGCCAATGAAATAATTTTGCATGCTAAGGGGCTTTACAAGTCCTACGGCGGTGTCATTCCCACCAACAACGTTGACATGGTCTTGCGTCCTGGCCATGTTCACTCATTGATTGGTCCAAATGGCGCCGGTAAAACGACGCTGCTCAACATTCTTTCAGGCGTTGTTCGACCGGATCGAGGGAGCGTTGAGATTTTTGGTGAAGATGTCGCCACGATGCGCTCCAGCGACGTGTGCAAGCTGGGAATTGGTCGAACTTTCCAGAACCTTCGATTGTTCCCCCATATGAGTGCCTCAGAAAATGTATTGGTGGGGTTGCACCCCCATCTGCCTTGTGGATTCTGGCGCAGCCTGTTCAACACCCCAGCATGTCAGAAGGAAGAGCGCGACGCGAGGAACGAAGCCGTCTCTCTCTTGGACTTTGTCGGGTTGTTTGACAGAGCCAATGAGCCGGCAGGAAGCCTCCCCTATGGGCTTCAGCGTCGCCTGGAAATTGCCCGAGCGCTGGCGACTCATCCAAAACTGCTTTTACTCGATGAACCAGCGGCAGGTCTTAATCCGCAAGAGACACAAGATCTCGTCGTATTGATTGGAAAAATCTCTGCGAAGGGGATCACAGTGATGCTGATCGAACATCACATGGACCTGGTTATGGCGGTGTCAGATCACGTTGTTGTTCTTGATCACGGCGAGAAAATTGCGGAAGGTACGCCAAAAGAGGTACAGCGCAACCCTGCCGTCATCAAAGCGTACCTAGGGGAAGACGATGAACTCGATGGAGCAGACGCTGATCTGGTAACTGCATGA
- a CDS encoding hydroxymethylglutaryl-CoA reductase, degradative, producing the protein MTQTLSSSRISGFHKHSVSERIALLSKIMQLDATDSDLLANCGNLSQEVGNHMIENFVGTMTIPVGIATNMRIDGKDVLVPMATEESSVVAAVCNAARQAYDNGGFITSMSGAEMIAQIQLVNVTDPTHARLCILEKKEEIRAICDACDPLLIKLGGGFRDLEVRVIETKSGPMVITHLIVDTRDAMGANAVNTMAEKLAPSIAQWTGGKTYLRILSNLADRRLARARCIWRTEDIGGEAVRDGMIMAYHFAESDPYRAATHNKGIMNGVSAVVLATGNDTRAVEAGAHAYASRNGRYSSLTSWEVTPEGDLAGVIEMPMAVGLVGGATKLHPMARAALKILNIASASELAQVIAAVGLAQNFSAMKALATTGIQKGHMTLHSHNIAMMAGAVGKEVDQLAKILVAKGGVRIDIAEKELALLRGE; encoded by the coding sequence ATGACTCAAACACTCAGCTCTAGCCGAATTTCTGGCTTTCATAAGCACTCTGTATCCGAGCGAATTGCGCTGCTTTCCAAGATCATGCAGCTCGACGCAACCGACAGTGATCTTTTGGCCAACTGCGGCAATTTGTCGCAGGAAGTTGGCAATCACATGATCGAAAACTTTGTAGGGACGATGACGATTCCGGTGGGCATCGCAACCAACATGAGGATTGACGGCAAGGATGTGCTCGTACCCATGGCAACGGAGGAATCATCAGTTGTCGCCGCTGTTTGCAATGCCGCTCGCCAAGCCTATGACAACGGTGGTTTCATCACCTCCATGTCCGGCGCAGAAATGATTGCGCAGATTCAGTTGGTAAATGTCACCGATCCGACTCATGCACGGTTGTGCATTCTAGAAAAGAAGGAAGAAATCAGGGCCATCTGCGATGCCTGTGATCCGCTGCTCATCAAGCTCGGTGGCGGTTTTCGAGATTTAGAAGTGCGGGTGATTGAGACCAAGTCTGGACCTATGGTGATCACTCACCTCATCGTGGATACGAGAGATGCGATGGGTGCGAATGCGGTGAACACCATGGCGGAAAAGCTGGCCCCGTCTATCGCCCAATGGACAGGTGGAAAAACCTATCTGCGCATTCTTTCGAATTTGGCGGATCGCCGTCTGGCCCGGGCTCGTTGCATTTGGCGAACAGAGGACATCGGTGGAGAGGCTGTACGCGACGGCATGATCATGGCCTATCACTTTGCGGAATCCGACCCCTATCGTGCTGCCACGCATAACAAAGGCATCATGAACGGCGTAAGCGCCGTCGTCTTGGCCACCGGCAACGACACACGAGCCGTAGAAGCCGGTGCACATGCCTATGCATCCCGCAACGGCCGCTATTCCAGCCTGACTAGTTGGGAGGTCACGCCAGAAGGAGATTTGGCCGGTGTCATTGAAATGCCGATGGCTGTTGGCCTGGTGGGAGGGGCGACCAAGCTTCATCCAATGGCGCGGGCTGCTCTAAAAATTCTCAATATAGCCTCCGCCAGCGAGTTGGCTCAAGTCATTGCAGCGGTCGGATTGGCTCAAAACTTCTCTGCCATGAAAGCGTTGGCGACTACCGGCATACAGAAGGGACACATGACATTGCACTCTCACAACATTGCCATGATGGCAGGCGCTGTGGGTAAAGAAGTGGACCAATTAGCCAAAATTCTGGTTGCAAAGGGGGGGGTACGCATCGACATTGCTGAAAAAGAGCTTGCCCTGCTGCGGGGAGAATGA
- a CDS encoding PLP-dependent aminotransferase family protein: MKRSTTLAQDLADSMKRQISEGGYAQGEKLPSLRTLADLYGYSKNTIVAAFEMLVSVGLIEPRRGSGYFVSVRSVQKPLDEEPRSLERAMNIVWMMREQFKTVQDAHPLGDGFPPIEWLSDLRLDKYHHKVVRSGMGTVFRYGNRFGYQPLREHLVRRLASFGIGATPNQILMTQGANSAMDLVIRYFVPPGSTVLVDDPGYYLLFGKLKLADAKIIGVPRLPDGPDLDALEKLIALHKPRLFFTQSTGHNPTGTDLAAWKAFRVLKLAQEHDLLIVENDALADFKPLAAPRLSALDQLERTIYIGSFSKSFSASLRVGFIACSADLASELADLKTLISANSSEYCERTVDVILKEGHYDKHMVRLRSRVTEATERAYKALASIGATIFGNSNQSLYLWASFPGITDTHRLAQDLQKKRILIAPGRLFRVDSDPACEWSRFNTGALADPVVFNALESALIGSIQNI; this comes from the coding sequence ATGAAACGCTCCACAACGCTTGCTCAGGATCTGGCCGATTCGATGAAGCGACAGATTAGTGAGGGTGGCTATGCACAGGGTGAGAAGCTGCCGTCGTTGCGAACGCTGGCCGATTTGTATGGTTATTCGAAAAATACGATCGTGGCTGCATTCGAAATGCTGGTCAGCGTGGGACTAATTGAGCCGCGCAGAGGGTCTGGCTACTTCGTGTCAGTCCGTTCCGTGCAAAAACCGTTGGACGAGGAGCCGAGGTCGCTGGAGAGGGCAATGAACATCGTCTGGATGATGCGGGAGCAATTCAAAACCGTTCAAGACGCTCATCCTTTGGGCGATGGGTTCCCGCCAATTGAGTGGCTTTCTGACCTTCGGCTGGACAAATACCATCACAAGGTGGTGCGCAGCGGAATGGGGACAGTTTTTCGATATGGAAACCGGTTTGGGTACCAACCATTGCGTGAGCATTTGGTTCGTCGGCTGGCGTCTTTTGGAATTGGGGCGACGCCCAACCAAATACTGATGACCCAAGGGGCTAACAGTGCGATGGATCTCGTGATTCGTTACTTTGTCCCGCCTGGATCTACCGTACTTGTTGATGATCCCGGGTACTACTTGCTGTTTGGAAAACTGAAGCTCGCTGATGCCAAGATCATTGGTGTCCCGCGCCTTCCTGATGGACCCGACCTGGATGCCCTGGAGAAGCTTATTGCCCTACATAAACCCCGACTCTTTTTTACTCAATCGACGGGCCATAACCCGACGGGCACGGATCTGGCCGCTTGGAAGGCGTTCCGAGTATTGAAGCTTGCGCAAGAGCATGACCTTCTGATTGTGGAAAACGATGCCTTGGCTGATTTCAAACCACTAGCGGCGCCGAGACTCAGTGCATTGGATCAGCTGGAGCGGACCATTTACATCGGCTCATTTTCCAAATCCTTTTCAGCATCTCTGCGGGTAGGATTTATTGCCTGCAGCGCAGACCTGGCAAGTGAACTTGCCGATCTAAAAACGTTGATTTCCGCTAATTCATCTGAATACTGCGAGCGGACTGTCGATGTGATCCTCAAGGAAGGCCACTATGACAAGCACATGGTTCGCTTGAGGAGTCGGGTTACGGAGGCGACAGAGAGGGCATACAAAGCCCTGGCATCCATAGGTGCCACGATATTTGGGAACTCAAATCAGTCGCTTTACTTGTGGGCATCGTTTCCGGGAATCACGGACACCCATAGACTTGCCCAAGATCTACAGAAGAAGCGGATTTTGATTGCGCCGGGAAGGTTGTTTCGGGTGGACTCGGATCCGGCTTGCGAGTGGTCAAGATTCAACACGGGCGCGTTGGCTGATCCAGTGGTGTTCAACGCGCTGGAATCTGCTCTTATTGGAAGCATTCAGAACATTTGA
- a CDS encoding branched-chain amino acid ABC transporter permease: MVLLQALLSGLALGGIYALVALGFSITHTTTKTLNFGQGEFLVAGAFVAVGALQLIAGKPFTAILEQADVTVGSYLGALVITVTIVGLLGVLLYYTAIRPFFGSGGMAWVMSTIGFGIILQNSAMAIWGSSSIAVPSPLGDGVLRIAGAGVRPQEILVIASTLTVMFGLDYVLRKTKIGKAVRAVAANQQAASLMGINVTAIVILSFVMSSGLAGLAGLLIAPITTASVFMGLTIALKAFSAAIVGGLSSPRGCIAGGILLGCIEALVGLWRAEMREITLFLLIILVLMVKPEGLFGRKTFEKV; this comes from the coding sequence ATGGTACTCCTCCAAGCATTGCTCAGTGGCCTTGCGTTGGGGGGGATATACGCCCTCGTAGCGCTCGGTTTCAGTATTACGCACACGACCACAAAGACCTTAAATTTTGGACAGGGTGAGTTTCTTGTGGCCGGGGCGTTTGTCGCGGTGGGCGCATTGCAATTAATTGCGGGAAAACCCTTCACAGCGATTCTTGAACAAGCAGATGTAACCGTGGGGAGCTACCTGGGGGCACTTGTTATCACGGTAACAATCGTCGGACTGCTTGGCGTTCTTCTCTACTACACAGCGATCCGGCCATTCTTTGGCTCGGGCGGCATGGCGTGGGTGATGAGCACCATTGGATTCGGTATTATTTTGCAAAATTCTGCTATGGCCATCTGGGGTAGCAGCTCCATTGCGGTTCCCTCGCCTCTGGGGGATGGGGTCCTGCGAATTGCCGGTGCCGGTGTCCGCCCTCAAGAAATACTGGTCATAGCATCGACCCTCACGGTCATGTTTGGACTGGACTATGTCCTTAGGAAGACAAAAATTGGCAAGGCGGTGCGTGCGGTAGCCGCCAATCAACAGGCTGCTTCACTCATGGGAATCAACGTGACAGCCATCGTGATTCTCTCGTTCGTCATGTCCTCCGGACTGGCAGGGTTGGCTGGCCTCTTGATCGCACCCATTACAACGGCTTCCGTATTTATGGGCCTGACCATCGCCCTAAAAGCATTTTCAGCGGCCATCGTTGGTGGGCTTTCAAGTCCTAGAGGCTGCATTGCGGGCGGAATCCTGCTCGGGTGTATCGAAGCACTTGTCGGACTTTGGCGCGCAGAAATGCGGGAGATCACCTTGTTCCTATTGATTATTCTCGTGCTCATGGTCAAGCCCGAGGGTCTGTTCGGCCGCAAAACCTTCGAAAAGGTGTGA
- a CDS encoding DUF5710 domain-containing protein has product MRINLVTPFAEKDAVKALGARWDATKKLWYIVDVSDLTPFLRWMPNVDAAMMGSDAAPSAPKARALKAAAAPIASVNQVPHCGCDVLPWDDCVHTAKT; this is encoded by the coding sequence ATGAGAATCAATCTAGTAACCCCATTCGCGGAAAAGGATGCGGTCAAGGCGCTTGGTGCACGATGGGACGCCACCAAAAAACTTTGGTACATCGTCGATGTGTCTGATCTCACACCATTTCTGCGCTGGATGCCCAATGTAGACGCGGCCATGATGGGCTCCGATGCAGCTCCAAGTGCTCCAAAAGCCAGAGCGCTGAAAGCCGCCGCCGCCCCAATCGCCTCTGTCAATCAAGTCCCACACTGTGGCTGTGATGTCCTGCCTTGGGATGATTGTGTACACACCGCGAAGACGTAG
- a CDS encoding ABC transporter substrate-binding protein: protein MAHKGPTHRVLKLLATTAICAMSVGAAIGQDIKFGFNADQSGTAAAELGMAARYGFELAIEDINKTGGLLGKKVVPVVRDDTGAPPKSIQNMTELIDNEKVAVVVGPTNSGNALAWLHMPQQKKVPVIVPVATATDITKRYQAEPQNYIFRVSMVDREQVSLLLAYAVKSSKNKKIAFIADSTGFGTQGVKDATEVLTLHGLSPVAVEKFGPKDTDMTSQLAKIRDAGADTVLIYGLADGNAQTLRSMEKINYMPTAIGTWGNMSSVLVNTAGKKLSEHLVFATSTAEDSNARSAALAVRVRERYPSMVTFVSAAQAYDSVMLAAAAIKTAGTTDGAKVAATLESGMPEVQGVIKLYKNPFSKTDHEALGVEDFHLGKWKDGKVTAFTDSVTKSISAADLKK, encoded by the coding sequence ATGGCACACAAGGGACCAACCCATCGGGTTTTGAAGCTACTCGCAACCACTGCCATTTGTGCGATGAGTGTGGGCGCGGCCATTGGACAGGACATCAAATTCGGCTTTAACGCCGATCAATCTGGCACTGCTGCGGCCGAACTGGGTATGGCCGCTCGTTATGGTTTTGAACTGGCCATCGAAGACATCAACAAAACAGGCGGACTACTGGGCAAAAAAGTGGTGCCGGTCGTGCGCGATGACACAGGCGCTCCCCCAAAATCAATTCAAAACATGACTGAGTTGATCGACAACGAGAAAGTGGCCGTGGTCGTTGGGCCGACAAATTCGGGCAATGCTCTAGCTTGGCTGCACATGCCGCAACAAAAAAAGGTCCCCGTCATTGTTCCGGTCGCGACAGCAACCGACATTACCAAGCGCTACCAAGCTGAGCCTCAAAACTATATCTTCCGTGTCTCGATGGTCGATCGTGAACAGGTTTCACTTTTGCTGGCTTACGCAGTGAAGTCTAGTAAAAATAAAAAAATTGCATTCATCGCTGACTCCACCGGTTTTGGCACCCAGGGGGTCAAAGATGCGACAGAAGTGCTGACCTTGCACGGACTCTCACCAGTAGCTGTTGAAAAGTTTGGGCCGAAGGACACAGACATGACTTCACAACTGGCCAAAATTCGCGATGCAGGTGCGGACACGGTCCTGATCTATGGCCTGGCGGACGGCAATGCGCAGACCCTTCGCAGCATGGAGAAGATCAACTACATGCCGACGGCGATTGGAACGTGGGGAAATATGAGTTCCGTTCTGGTGAACACAGCAGGGAAAAAACTTTCCGAACACCTCGTTTTTGCAACCTCGACGGCGGAAGACAGCAATGCGCGTTCAGCTGCACTTGCGGTTCGCGTTCGTGAGCGCTATCCAAGCATGGTGACATTCGTGTCCGCTGCTCAGGCATACGACTCCGTGATGCTCGCAGCGGCTGCGATCAAGACAGCGGGAACAACTGATGGGGCCAAGGTGGCAGCTACCCTGGAGTCCGGCATGCCCGAAGTTCAAGGTGTGATCAAGCTTTACAAAAATCCGTTCTCCAAAACCGACCACGAAGCTCTCGGTGTTGAAGACTTTCACCTTGGAAAGTGGAAAGACGGCAAGGTCACGGCTTTCACTGACTCTGTGACAAAGTCGATTTCCGCAGCTGATCTGAAAAAATAA
- a CDS encoding ABC transporter ATP-binding protein, which yields MLNISNLIVNYGAINALRGISLTVEAGEVVSIIGGNGAGKTTLMKAISGLEPAAGGSIDWCGENITGMPAHKRVGAGISQSPEGRQVFADQSVEDNLLLGAFLRNSRDPQLKQDLETQYNIFPRLRERKSQQAGTLSGGEQQMLAISRALMSRPKLLLLDEPSLGLAPLIVKEIFEVIKRVRDEGMTILLVEQMANQALKVSDRAYVLKNGLITSSGTAKEIQNDPSVREAYLGKH from the coding sequence ATGTTGAATATATCCAATTTGATTGTGAACTACGGTGCCATCAACGCGCTGCGCGGGATCAGTCTTACTGTTGAAGCAGGCGAGGTGGTGTCCATCATCGGAGGCAACGGAGCCGGAAAAACGACGCTGATGAAGGCCATCTCGGGTCTGGAGCCCGCTGCAGGTGGCTCCATTGATTGGTGCGGAGAAAACATTACCGGCATGCCTGCACATAAGAGGGTTGGCGCTGGCATTTCTCAATCTCCTGAAGGTCGCCAAGTTTTCGCAGATCAGTCCGTGGAAGACAACCTATTGCTTGGGGCCTTTTTGCGCAATTCGAGAGATCCTCAATTGAAGCAAGACCTTGAAACTCAATACAACATCTTTCCTCGTTTACGCGAGAGAAAGAGCCAGCAAGCAGGTACTTTAAGTGGTGGTGAGCAACAGATGCTGGCCATTTCCAGGGCCCTCATGTCGCGGCCCAAGCTTTTGCTTCTGGACGAGCCTTCACTGGGCTTGGCGCCACTGATTGTGAAAGAGATCTTTGAAGTCATTAAACGCGTTCGAGACGAAGGCATGACCATTCTGCTGGTGGAGCAAATGGCTAATCAAGCACTCAAAGTGTCTGACCGAGCCTATGTGCTTAAAAACGGGCTGATTACATCCAGCGGAACCGCGAAAGAGATTCAAAACGATCCATCAGTACGCGAAGCCTATTTGGGCAAGCACTGA